A section of the Bradyrhizobium oligotrophicum S58 genome encodes:
- the kynU gene encoding kynureninase: MTDFSKTRALFTIPEGVIYLDGNSLGALPSAVPARVAHMIEAEWGGELIRGWNSAGWMVQPRRVGDRIARLIGAAPGTVVMGDTLSIKVYQALAAALSLNPGRRVILSDSGNFPSDLYMAQGLVRMLGDRATLEVVEPEQVEAAIDDSVAVLMLTEVDYRTGRMHDMKALTQKAHSAGALVVWDLAHSAGAVPVDLAGADADFAVGCTYKYLNGGPGAPAFIYVAPRYADIAPPALSGWMGHEAPFAFDLDYRPGGGIERMRIGTPPIIALAALDAALDAWEGVSMQDVRKASIALSELFIAEVEKRCRSLMLASPRDPQRRGSQVSFRHADGYAIMRALIARGVIGDFRAPDALRFGFTPLYIGDAEVRGAVDILADVLDNRLWDRPDYRQKELVT, from the coding sequence ATGACGGATTTTTCCAAAACCCGGGCGCTCTTCACGATACCTGAAGGGGTCATCTATCTCGATGGCAACTCGCTCGGTGCGCTGCCGTCGGCGGTCCCTGCGCGCGTCGCCCACATGATCGAGGCGGAGTGGGGCGGTGAGCTCATTCGCGGCTGGAATAGCGCCGGCTGGATGGTGCAGCCGCGCCGCGTCGGCGATCGCATCGCCCGGCTGATCGGGGCTGCGCCCGGCACGGTGGTGATGGGCGACACGCTCTCGATCAAGGTGTATCAGGCGCTCGCCGCGGCGTTGTCGCTCAATCCAGGACGTCGCGTGATCCTGTCGGACAGCGGCAACTTCCCCTCCGACCTCTACATGGCGCAGGGCCTGGTGCGCATGCTCGGCGACCGCGCTACGCTGGAGGTGGTCGAGCCCGAGCAGGTCGAGGCTGCCATCGACGACAGCGTCGCCGTGCTGATGCTGACCGAGGTGGACTATCGCACCGGCCGCATGCACGACATGAAGGCGTTGACGCAGAAGGCGCACAGCGCCGGCGCGCTCGTGGTGTGGGACCTCGCGCATTCCGCGGGCGCCGTGCCGGTCGATCTCGCCGGCGCGGATGCCGATTTCGCGGTCGGCTGCACCTACAAATATCTCAATGGCGGACCCGGCGCGCCGGCATTCATCTATGTCGCGCCCCGCTATGCCGATATCGCGCCGCCGGCGCTGTCGGGCTGGATGGGGCACGAGGCGCCGTTTGCCTTCGATCTCGATTATCGGCCCGGCGGCGGCATCGAGCGTATGCGCATCGGCACGCCGCCGATCATCGCGCTCGCAGCGCTCGATGCCGCGCTCGACGCCTGGGAGGGCGTGTCGATGCAGGACGTGCGCAAGGCCTCGATTGCTCTGTCGGAATTGTTTATCGCCGAGGTCGAGAAGCGCTGTCGCTCGCTGATGCTGGCTTCGCCGCGTGATCCCCAGCGGCGCGGCAGCCAGGTGTCGTTCCGTCATGCGGATGGCTATGCGATCATGCGCGCGCTGATCGCGCGCGGCGTCATCGGCGACTTCCGTGCGCCCGACGCGCTGCGCTTCGGCTTCACGCCGCTGTACATCGGCGATGCCGAGGTGCGCGGCGCGGTCGACATCCTCGCCGATGTGCTCGACAACAGGCTGTGGGACAGGCCCGACTATCGCCAGAAGGAGCTCGTGACGTGA
- the kynA gene encoding tryptophan 2,3-dioxygenase, with protein sequence MSNAPYDPATEGARMNFKERMSYGDYLMLDRLLDAQAPLSSAHDELLFIIQHQTSELWMKLAIHEIKAAMAAIARDDVQPAFKMLARVSRIFEQLNGAWDVLRTMTPSEYTLFRDKLGESSGFQSFQYRSIEFLLGNRNVAMLRPHAHHPELTAELEAILVKPSLYDEALRLLARRGFFIGADGQRTDWRGTRAESAEVVAAWTSVYRDPQRHWELYELAEKLVDFEDYFRRWRFNHVTTVERIIGFKTGTGGTSGVNYLRKMLEIVLFPELWKLRTGL encoded by the coding sequence GTGAGCAACGCTCCCTACGATCCCGCCACCGAAGGCGCGCGGATGAACTTCAAGGAACGGATGTCCTATGGCGACTATCTGATGCTGGACCGCCTGCTCGATGCGCAGGCGCCGCTGTCATCGGCGCATGACGAGCTCTTGTTCATCATCCAGCACCAGACCTCCGAATTGTGGATGAAGCTCGCGATCCACGAGATCAAGGCCGCGATGGCGGCGATCGCCAGAGACGACGTGCAGCCGGCGTTCAAGATGCTGGCGCGGGTGTCTCGTATCTTCGAGCAGCTCAACGGCGCCTGGGACGTGCTGCGCACGATGACCCCCAGCGAGTACACGCTGTTTCGCGACAAGCTCGGCGAGTCCTCCGGCTTCCAGTCGTTCCAGTACCGCTCGATCGAATTCCTGCTCGGCAACCGCAACGTCGCGATGTTGCGCCCGCATGCGCATCATCCGGAGCTGACCGCCGAGTTGGAAGCGATCCTGGTCAAGCCGAGCCTCTACGACGAAGCGCTGCGGCTGCTGGCGCGGCGCGGCTTCTTCATCGGTGCGGACGGGCAGCGGACGGACTGGCGCGGCACGCGAGCTGAGAGCGCGGAAGTGGTGGCGGCCTGGACCAGCGTCTATCGCGATCCGCAGCGGCATTGGGAGCTGTATGAGCTCGCCGAGAAGCTGGTCGATTTCGAGGATTATTTCCGCCGCTGGCGCTTCAACCACGTCACCACGGTGGAGCGCATCATCGGCTTCAAGACCGGCACCGGCGGCACGTCAGGCGTCAACTATCTGCGCAAGATGCTGGAGATCGTGCTGTTCCCCGAACTCTGGAAGCTGCGCACCGGGCTGTGA
- a CDS encoding alpha/beta hydrolase: MLYAVKDWDNAYANGPNIAGGERWPGLWVAPAEAYRKKLTGQGRAKLDIAYGAHERQRLDLFLPEGAPKGLVVFVHGGYWMRLDKSFWSHLAQGPIARGHAVAMPSYRLCPEVGLADISADVAQAIARAMDEVGGPVALTGHSAGGHLVSRMICRGAPLSPERQARITSVVSISGLHDLRPLQRTAMNDTLHIDDATAAREGPALLVPVDGIKVTAWVGGAERNEFRRQAQLLANIWSGLGASTAYVEAPDRHHFDVIDELADADSELVKALIG, translated from the coding sequence ATGCTGTACGCCGTCAAGGACTGGGACAACGCCTACGCCAACGGCCCGAACATCGCCGGGGGCGAGCGTTGGCCCGGCCTGTGGGTCGCGCCGGCGGAAGCCTACCGCAAAAAGCTCACGGGGCAGGGCCGTGCCAAGCTCGACATCGCCTATGGTGCGCATGAGCGCCAGCGCCTCGATCTGTTTCTGCCGGAGGGCGCGCCGAAGGGACTCGTCGTGTTCGTGCATGGTGGCTACTGGATGCGACTCGACAAGAGCTTCTGGTCGCATCTCGCGCAAGGACCGATCGCACGCGGCCATGCCGTGGCGATGCCGTCGTATCGGCTGTGTCCCGAGGTCGGCCTGGCCGATATCAGCGCTGATGTCGCCCAGGCGATCGCACGTGCAATGGACGAGGTCGGCGGCCCGGTGGCGCTGACCGGCCATTCCGCCGGCGGTCATCTCGTCAGCCGCATGATCTGCCGCGGCGCGCCGCTGTCACCTGAGCGGCAGGCGCGCATCACGAGCGTGGTCTCGATCTCCGGCTTGCACGATCTGCGCCCGCTGCAGCGTACCGCGATGAACGACACGCTGCATATCGACGACGCCACGGCTGCGCGCGAAGGCCCGGCGCTGCTGGTGCCGGTCGATGGCATCAAGGTCACTGCCTGGGTGGGCGGCGCCGAGCGCAACGAATTTCGGCGCCAGGCGCAGCTGCTCGCCAACATCTGGAGCGGTCTCGGTGCATCCACGGCCTATGTAGAGGCGCCGGACCGGCACCATTTCGATGTGATCGATGAGCTGGCGGATGCGGACAGTGAGTTGGTGAAGGCGCTGATTGGCTAG
- a CDS encoding ArsR/SmtB family transcription factor: MAPDRVFRALANDKRLQILEWLRDPTRHFPPQTDGDLVKDGVCGLFIADKLGVSAPTLSEHMRVLTAAGLVKAKRAKGWTFYKRDEPGLKAARRLLGEVL, encoded by the coding sequence ATGGCTCCCGACCGCGTATTCCGTGCACTGGCCAATGACAAGCGGCTCCAGATCCTGGAGTGGCTGCGCGATCCGACACGCCATTTCCCGCCGCAGACCGATGGCGACCTCGTCAAGGACGGCGTCTGCGGACTGTTCATTGCCGACAAGCTTGGCGTCTCCGCGCCGACGCTGAGCGAGCACATGCGCGTGCTGACGGCGGCCGGCCTCGTCAAGGCCAAGCGGGCCAAGGGCTGGACCTTCTACAAGCGCGACGAGCCGGGATTGAAGGCGGCGCGACGGCTGCTCGGCGAGGTGCTCTAG
- a CDS encoding threonine/serine dehydratase, with product MSEISTAVTRQRIAATYELIEPHVRHTPLITVEGGEFSLPCSPLRLKLEFMQHGGSFKARGAFANLLTRDVPDAGVVAASGGNHGVAVALAAQRLGLRAAIFVPSIASPSKIDLIKRFGAEIHVGGDRYADALAASERHVADSGAMPIHAFDQPETMLGQGSVGLEIERDADDIDTLLVAVGGGGLIGGIAAWYEGRVKVVAVESDGAPTLRDALAAGRPVDAPAGGIAADSLAPRQIGARVFPIVQRFAAPEVVIVSDDDIRAAQHALWAALRVVTEPGGAAAFAALLSGAYHPSPSERVAVLICGANTTAVDFES from the coding sequence ATGTCAGAGATATCAACAGCGGTGACCCGGCAGCGGATCGCGGCCACCTACGAGCTCATCGAACCCCACGTCCGGCACACGCCGCTGATCACGGTCGAGGGCGGCGAATTCAGCCTGCCGTGCTCGCCGCTGCGGCTGAAGCTCGAATTCATGCAGCATGGCGGCTCGTTCAAGGCGCGCGGGGCATTTGCCAATCTCCTGACCCGCGATGTGCCCGACGCCGGCGTGGTCGCGGCGTCCGGCGGCAACCACGGTGTTGCGGTGGCGCTGGCGGCGCAGCGTCTTGGCCTGAGAGCGGCGATCTTCGTGCCGAGCATCGCCTCGCCGTCGAAGATCGACCTCATCAAGCGCTTTGGCGCGGAGATTCACGTCGGAGGGGATCGCTATGCCGATGCGCTGGCGGCGAGCGAGCGGCATGTCGCGGACAGCGGCGCCATGCCGATTCATGCGTTCGATCAGCCCGAGACCATGCTGGGGCAGGGCTCGGTGGGGCTGGAGATCGAGCGCGACGCCGATGATATCGACACGCTGCTGGTGGCGGTCGGCGGCGGCGGGCTGATCGGCGGCATTGCCGCGTGGTATGAGGGACGTGTCAAGGTCGTGGCGGTGGAGTCGGATGGCGCGCCGACGCTGCGCGATGCGCTGGCGGCCGGGCGTCCCGTCGACGCGCCTGCGGGCGGCATCGCCGCCGACAGCCTCGCACCACGCCAGATCGGCGCGCGCGTGTTTCCGATCGTGCAGCGGTTTGCGGCACCGGAGGTTGTCATCGTCAGCGACGACGACATACGGGCGGCGCAGCACGCGTTGTGGGCGGCGTTGCGCGTTGTGACCGAGCCGGGCGGCGCCGCGGCCTTCGCTGCGCTGCTATCGGGCGCCTATCATCCCTCTCCCTCCGAGCGCGTTGCGGTTCTCATCTGCGGCGCCAACACCACGGCCGTGGATTTCGAGAGTTGA
- a CDS encoding gamma-glutamyltransferase family protein, protein MSYQFSNRQEIRKPAVTSKGGIVAAQSRRAAEVGAEVLASGGDCIDAVVATGFALGVLEPWMSGLGGGGAMVLYRAKENRVEVIDYGMRAPDSLDVADYPLANDGSVAADIFPWPRVKDDRNLHGPGSIAVPGVVAGLEAAHRRYARLPWQELVTPSVKLAAEGLLVDWWTTVMISSCAADLRRYPGSAAAYLKDGLPPNPQWGAKAVTRLPQEQLKATLAHLAQAGARDFYQGDIARSLTRDIQAAGGALSVEDLTAFEAHVREPLRIPYRGGTVFATPELTAGPTLAHALRLMQASVTASGKTPDASAFIAYAEAVQSAYRERLNDMGDAAGKRALGAEYLAPACTTHYSVVDRDGNMAAVTQTLLSGFGSKFQAPQSGIMMNNGIMWFDPTPGTTNSLAPGKRCLTNYTPVLAQAADGRRLALGASGGRRILPAVAQMLSFVMDYGMDLDTAIHQPRIDASEGNVVGADTRLPEEVMDALTAKFETVPAPVQTMPMKFACPSIVIRDGAVNSGATEIFHAWGDAVAEN, encoded by the coding sequence ATGTCGTACCAGTTTTCCAATCGTCAAGAGATCCGCAAGCCGGCGGTGACCAGCAAGGGCGGCATCGTCGCGGCACAGTCGCGGCGCGCGGCCGAAGTGGGCGCCGAGGTGCTGGCCTCCGGCGGCGACTGCATCGACGCCGTGGTCGCGACCGGCTTTGCGCTCGGCGTGCTCGAACCGTGGATGAGCGGCCTCGGCGGCGGCGGCGCCATGGTGCTGTACCGCGCCAAGGAGAATCGCGTCGAGGTGATCGACTACGGCATGCGCGCGCCCGACAGCCTCGATGTCGCCGACTATCCGCTGGCCAACGACGGCAGCGTCGCAGCCGACATCTTCCCGTGGCCCCGCGTCAAGGACGACCGCAATCTGCACGGGCCCGGATCGATCGCGGTGCCCGGCGTCGTCGCCGGCCTGGAGGCCGCGCATCGCCGCTACGCGCGGCTGCCGTGGCAGGAGCTCGTCACGCCAAGCGTGAAGCTCGCCGCCGAAGGCCTGCTGGTCGACTGGTGGACCACCGTGATGATCTCGAGCTGCGCCGCCGACCTGCGTCGCTATCCCGGCAGCGCCGCGGCCTATCTGAAGGACGGCCTGCCGCCGAATCCGCAATGGGGCGCCAAGGCCGTGACGCGGCTGCCGCAGGAGCAGCTGAAGGCGACCTTGGCCCATCTCGCGCAGGCCGGGGCGCGCGACTTCTACCAGGGCGACATCGCCCGCTCGCTGACCCGCGACATCCAGGCCGCCGGTGGTGCGCTCTCGGTCGAGGATCTCACCGCGTTCGAGGCGCATGTCCGCGAGCCCCTGCGCATTCCCTATCGCGGCGGCACCGTGTTCGCGACGCCGGAGCTGACCGCCGGCCCAACGCTGGCTCACGCATTGCGGCTGATGCAGGCGAGCGTGACGGCATCGGGCAAGACGCCTGATGCGAGCGCCTTCATCGCCTATGCCGAGGCAGTTCAGTCGGCCTATCGCGAGCGGCTCAACGACATGGGCGATGCTGCAGGAAAACGCGCGCTCGGCGCCGAATATCTCGCGCCGGCCTGCACCACGCACTATTCGGTCGTCGACCGCGACGGCAACATGGCCGCGGTCACGCAGACCCTGCTGTCCGGCTTCGGCTCGAAATTCCAGGCGCCGCAGAGCGGCATTATGATGAACAACGGCATCATGTGGTTCGACCCGACGCCCGGCACGACCAACTCGCTCGCGCCCGGCAAGCGCTGCCTCACCAACTACACGCCGGTGCTGGCGCAGGCTGCCGACGGCCGCCGCCTCGCACTCGGCGCCTCCGGCGGCCGCCGCATTCTCCCGGCGGTGGCGCAGATGCTGTCGTTCGTGATGGACTATGGCATGGACCTCGACACGGCCATCCACCAGCCACGCATCGACGCCAGCGAAGGTAACGTGGTCGGCGCCGATACGCGCCTGCCAGAAGAAGTGATGGACGCGCTCACGGCAAAATTCGAGACCGTGCCCGCCCCGGTGCAAACCATGCCGATGAAATTCGCCTGCCCGAGCATCGTCATCCGCGACGGTGCTGTGAACAGCGGCGCAACCGAGATCTTCCACGCCTGGGGCGATGCGGTGGCGGAGAACTGA
- a CDS encoding RidA family protein has product MQFHMISGATRPVAPFSHAVESDGFVFVTGQMPDSPAAPGVLPEGIVDQTKAVMQNLKYIIQGLNLDLEHIVMSRIYLTEFKRDYAAMNETYRSFFPPDRLPARTCVGVTGLAYDALIEIDLVCRRP; this is encoded by the coding sequence ATGCAGTTCCACATGATCTCCGGCGCGACCAGGCCGGTGGCGCCGTTCAGTCACGCGGTGGAGAGCGACGGCTTCGTGTTCGTCACCGGTCAGATGCCGGACTCACCGGCGGCACCGGGCGTGCTGCCCGAAGGCATCGTCGATCAGACGAAGGCGGTGATGCAGAACTTGAAGTACATCATCCAAGGTCTCAATCTCGACCTCGAACACATTGTGATGTCTCGGATTTACTTGACCGAGTTCAAGCGGGATTATGCGGCAATGAATGAAACCTACCGTTCATTCTTCCCGCCGGACCGGCTGCCGGCCCGCACTTGCGTCGGCGTCACTGGTCTGGCCTATGACGCGCTGATCGAGATCGATCTGGTCTGCCGAAGACCATAG
- a CDS encoding acetamidase/formamidase family protein: MSFRPFTSESYARGERPDAWRDVLNAVGLQPAAKTSFHDGHATASHRHAPGIALSRLSAGSQIIAAMPQAGEDLPIALLAIEDGAVLRSGDSHRIVPSGHLILLPRTGDWSLAFQRDLRAIVLSVTIEALHGRISGKLKFAKPQVVAPSGLADVVCRTIESTARALETLSDAEWSTVAQSLVDLLLTLAHQQAAPVSDTGSSATQAAILHRICQSIERRLEDADLTPASVAQGEGISERYLQKLFESAGDNFSHYVRERRLQRAWTDLSNPAEANHSISEIAYRYGFADSAHFSRSFRARFGLSPREFRQQKAEQAVTSATPRGQRGWPQDALAQQRACQTSAVAKTDSALPAPANDQDAQQRNHHHLAVSAERVHWGYFSRSLPPQIEIASGDTITVETLTQHASDDPELMIAGDAGAQSVFGWTKAKKNVDRRGAGPMDASVFGRGAGEGFGVHICTGPVAIKDAQPGDVLEVRIVDIVPRPSRSPRHQGRVFGSSVAAWWGYHYNELIASPAPREAVTIYEIFADEPEPHARALYSYRWEPQTDPAGIVHATYDYPGVPVAPDSIKRRHGVLDNIRIPLRPHFGVIAVAPREADFVDSIPPSYFGGNLDNWRLGKDATVYLPVAVPGALLSVGDPHATQGDGELGGTAIECSMTGTFQVILHKKSQLAGKPFADLSYPLIETATDWVLTGFSHPNYLAEFGAQGQSEVYATSSLDLAMKDAFRKMRRFLMHIKGLSEDEAIALMSAAVDFGVTQVVDGNWGVHAILSKRLFADAG; encoded by the coding sequence ATGAGTTTCCGTCCGTTCACAAGCGAATCCTATGCGAGGGGCGAGCGCCCTGACGCGTGGCGCGACGTGCTGAATGCGGTCGGGCTGCAGCCGGCTGCGAAAACATCCTTCCATGACGGCCACGCCACCGCCTCGCATCGCCATGCGCCGGGCATCGCGCTGTCGCGGCTGTCGGCGGGGTCGCAAATCATCGCTGCGATGCCGCAGGCCGGCGAGGACCTGCCGATTGCCTTGCTTGCAATCGAGGACGGCGCCGTGCTCCGCAGCGGCGACAGCCATCGCATCGTGCCATCAGGGCATTTGATACTGCTGCCGCGCACCGGCGACTGGAGCCTCGCCTTCCAGCGCGATCTGCGCGCGATCGTGCTGTCCGTCACGATCGAAGCCCTGCATGGCCGCATCAGCGGCAAGCTCAAATTCGCCAAGCCTCAGGTGGTCGCGCCTAGCGGCCTTGCCGACGTGGTGTGCCGCACCATCGAATCCACAGCGCGCGCACTGGAGACGCTGAGCGATGCCGAATGGAGCACGGTGGCGCAGAGCCTCGTCGACCTGCTGCTGACGCTCGCCCATCAGCAGGCCGCGCCTGTGTCCGATACCGGCAGCAGCGCCACCCAGGCCGCCATCCTGCACCGGATCTGCCAGAGCATCGAGCGAAGACTCGAGGACGCCGATCTGACGCCGGCCAGCGTCGCCCAGGGCGAGGGCATTTCCGAACGTTATCTGCAAAAGCTGTTCGAGAGCGCCGGCGATAATTTCAGCCACTATGTGAGGGAACGCCGGCTGCAGCGGGCCTGGACCGACCTTTCCAATCCGGCCGAAGCCAATCATTCGATCTCGGAGATCGCGTATCGCTATGGCTTCGCCGACTCCGCGCATTTCAGCCGCAGCTTCCGCGCCCGCTTCGGCCTGTCGCCGCGCGAGTTCCGGCAGCAGAAGGCCGAGCAGGCGGTGACCTCGGCGACGCCGCGCGGGCAGCGCGGCTGGCCGCAGGATGCGCTGGCGCAGCAGCGCGCGTGCCAGACTTCGGCAGTCGCCAAGACCGATAGCGCTCTGCCCGCTCCGGCCAACGATCAGGACGCGCAGCAGCGCAATCATCACCATCTCGCTGTGTCAGCCGAGCGCGTGCATTGGGGCTATTTCAGCCGCTCGCTGCCGCCGCAGATCGAAATCGCCTCCGGCGACACCATCACGGTGGAGACGCTGACCCAGCATGCCTCCGATGATCCGGAGTTGATGATCGCGGGCGACGCTGGCGCACAGAGCGTGTTCGGCTGGACCAAAGCGAAGAAGAACGTCGACCGCCGTGGCGCAGGCCCGATGGATGCCAGCGTGTTCGGCCGCGGCGCCGGCGAAGGCTTTGGAGTCCATATCTGCACCGGTCCTGTGGCGATCAAGGACGCGCAGCCCGGCGACGTGCTCGAGGTGCGCATTGTCGACATCGTGCCGCGGCCGAGCCGCAGTCCCAGACACCAGGGCCGCGTGTTCGGCTCCAGCGTCGCCGCGTGGTGGGGCTATCACTACAACGAGCTGATCGCCTCTCCGGCGCCGCGCGAGGCGGTGACGATCTACGAGATCTTCGCCGACGAGCCCGAGCCGCATGCGCGCGCGCTCTATTCCTATCGCTGGGAGCCGCAGACCGATCCCGCCGGAATCGTGCACGCGACCTACGACTATCCCGGCGTCCCGGTGGCGCCCGACAGCATCAAGCGCCGCCACGGTGTGCTCGACAACATCCGGATTCCCTTGCGGCCGCATTTCGGCGTCATCGCCGTGGCACCGCGCGAGGCCGATTTCGTCGATTCGATTCCGCCGTCCTATTTCGGCGGCAATCTCGACAATTGGCGGCTCGGCAAGGACGCGACGGTGTATCTCCCCGTCGCCGTCCCTGGCGCGCTGTTGTCGGTCGGCGACCCCCACGCGACGCAAGGCGACGGCGAACTCGGCGGCACCGCGATCGAATGCTCGATGACCGGCACGTTCCAGGTCATCCTTCACAAGAAGTCGCAGCTCGCGGGAAAACCCTTTGCCGATCTCTCCTATCCCCTGATCGAGACCGCCACCGACTGGGTGCTGACCGGCTTCAGCCATCCGAACTATCTCGCCGAGTTCGGCGCGCAGGGCCAGAGCGAGGTCTACGCGACCTCCTCGCTCGACCTCGCGATGAAGGACGCGTTCCGCAAGATGCGCCGCTTCCTGATGCACATCAAAGGCCTGAGCGAGGACGAGGCGATCGCGCTGATGTCAGCCGCCGTCGATTTCGGCGTGACGCAAGTCGTCGACGGCAATTGGGGCGTGCACGCGATCCTGAGCAAACGGCTGTTCGCGGATGCGGGCTGA